In Pantoea cypripedii, the following proteins share a genomic window:
- a CDS encoding MIP/aquaporin family protein, whose amino-acid sequence MNIFLSEMVGTMLLILLGDGVVANVVLKQTKGGSSGWIVITAGWGFAVTVAVYAVGWVSGAHLNPAVTLAVWLQGGIPASVVPVYFIGQLVGAFLGAILVWLTYKRHYDVSDDKGLILATFCTGPAIRDYKWNLVTEIIGTAMLTFGVLAIFNSHNGIAGGFGPYAVGVLVWSIGLSLGGPTGYAINPARDLGPRLAHALLPIKNKGGSDWGYAWVPIVGPLIGGAAGSLLYSILIPVFTTH is encoded by the coding sequence ATGAACATCTTTTTATCAGAAATGGTCGGCACCATGCTGTTGATCCTGCTTGGCGACGGTGTGGTGGCCAACGTGGTATTAAAACAAACCAAAGGAGGAAGTAGCGGCTGGATTGTCATTACCGCAGGCTGGGGCTTTGCGGTGACAGTCGCTGTTTATGCCGTCGGCTGGGTCAGCGGCGCGCACCTCAATCCGGCGGTAACCCTGGCTGTCTGGCTCCAGGGCGGCATTCCTGCAAGCGTGGTGCCGGTTTACTTTATCGGCCAGCTTGTTGGCGCGTTTCTCGGCGCAATTCTGGTCTGGCTCACCTATAAGCGCCACTATGATGTTTCCGACGATAAAGGGTTAATCCTCGCCACCTTTTGTACCGGTCCTGCCATTCGTGACTATAAATGGAACCTGGTTACCGAAATTATTGGCACTGCAATGTTAACGTTTGGCGTACTGGCGATTTTTAACTCGCACAACGGTATTGCTGGCGGCTTCGGACCTTACGCGGTCGGTGTGCTGGTGTGGAGTATTGGTCTGTCGTTAGGTGGCCCCACCGGCTATGCGATCAACCCGGCGCGTGACCTTGGCCCGCGTCTGGCCCACGCGTTGTTGCCGATAAAAAATAAAGGCGGTTCCGACTGGGGCTATGCCTGGGTGCCGATCGTCGGTCCGCTAATCGGCGGCGCAGCTGGCTCATTATTATACTCAATCTTGATTCCTGTCTTTACCACCCATTAA
- the dhaR gene encoding dihydroxyacetone kinase operon transcriptional regulator DhaR translates to MRLNMKAIWRAFVAKDPGEFSNLTSLDRLDIKPWLKESWLRCRRQQRHDHWPPQLYAKGITFDSLCRNKSEMLNISSPIIEDIFEYLDTPDCAIFITDETGCTLRFYATPAMTTRLAALGIRASVYWREGMMGNNAVSSALLLHETVSVRGYEHFNRHLHPFTVCAAPVFDSDSTVMGAVGLVLLTGNDTLPTLGLALVHSIEQQITARLNTDLVLAESNQHLSEVHALLDGVEEGVLAWDNKGTILYLNIHGSDLFNVKGEKILGKNIHDIIKLPQNIINAIEHNREVDLFETAIEFNGSFISLAISLKIVKGPNNSPDRYIALLHPIDRIRELVHRHSGVWARLTFDDLDYVGSSNAIRRVMRLAQQAAKGRGSVLLHGEEGLGKSHLAQAIHNASERQDKPFITINCQAILREAMTSEFLGGVINGDKHVISKFELAKGGTLLLENVEYLTAEVQTALLQLLKTGLLSKANQLLVPLDVRLITTTTVDINQYVDENRFRRHLLYELQSFDIHIPPLRERREDIPTLIKRYLKIMSHEVGKNVSLSDDALQLLTRYSWPGNNRELRNVLERAFSYSDGAMIRAKDIPSSLIERIRDIGVAPPANGLHSLNDMERDALIQAAIQCKGRAIKITEALKISRTSLWRKLKAFNIHLEDYKTR, encoded by the coding sequence ATGCGTCTCAATATGAAAGCGATATGGCGGGCGTTTGTCGCCAAAGATCCCGGCGAGTTTAGCAACCTCACCAGTCTGGATCGTCTCGATATTAAACCCTGGCTGAAGGAGTCCTGGCTGCGTTGTCGGCGACAACAGCGGCACGACCACTGGCCACCACAACTTTATGCCAAAGGCATCACCTTCGACTCGCTGTGCCGCAACAAATCGGAGATGCTGAATATCTCCTCACCGATTATCGAGGATATTTTCGAATATCTTGATACGCCGGATTGCGCCATCTTCATTACCGACGAAACCGGTTGTACGCTGCGATTTTACGCCACCCCGGCAATGACCACCCGCCTGGCCGCACTGGGGATCCGCGCCAGTGTCTACTGGCGGGAAGGCATGATGGGCAATAATGCCGTTTCCAGCGCCCTGCTGCTGCACGAAACGGTCAGCGTCAGAGGCTATGAACATTTCAACCGGCATCTGCACCCGTTTACGGTTTGTGCCGCACCAGTTTTTGATAGCGACAGCACCGTGATGGGCGCGGTGGGTCTTGTCCTGCTGACCGGTAATGACACCCTGCCGACGCTTGGACTGGCGCTGGTGCACTCCATCGAACAACAAATTACCGCCAGGCTGAATACCGACCTGGTTCTGGCCGAATCCAATCAGCACCTCAGCGAAGTCCATGCACTGCTGGACGGCGTAGAAGAAGGCGTGCTGGCCTGGGACAATAAAGGCACCATTCTGTATCTCAATATTCACGGCAGCGATTTATTTAATGTTAAAGGCGAAAAGATCCTCGGGAAAAATATTCACGACATTATTAAATTGCCGCAAAACATCATTAATGCCATTGAACACAATCGTGAAGTCGATCTGTTTGAAACCGCCATTGAGTTTAATGGCAGTTTTATTTCACTGGCGATCTCCCTGAAGATCGTTAAAGGCCCCAATAATAGCCCGGACCGCTATATCGCCCTGCTGCATCCCATCGATCGCATCCGTGAACTGGTACATCGCCACAGTGGTGTCTGGGCGCGTCTGACCTTTGACGATCTCGACTATGTGGGAAGTTCCAATGCGATTCGGCGCGTGATGCGTCTGGCACAGCAGGCAGCGAAAGGACGAGGTTCGGTGCTGCTGCACGGAGAGGAAGGGCTGGGCAAGTCGCACCTGGCGCAGGCGATTCATAATGCCAGCGAGCGTCAGGATAAGCCTTTTATCACCATTAACTGCCAGGCAATCCTGCGTGAAGCGATGACCAGCGAGTTTCTCGGCGGCGTGATTAACGGTGACAAGCATGTGATTTCTAAATTCGAGCTAGCTAAAGGCGGCACATTGCTGCTGGAGAATGTTGAATATCTGACGGCAGAAGTGCAGACCGCGCTGCTGCAACTGCTGAAAACCGGACTACTTAGCAAAGCCAACCAGCTGCTGGTGCCGCTGGATGTCCGTCTCATCACCACCACCACGGTCGATATCAATCAATACGTCGATGAAAACCGCTTTCGCCGCCATTTACTGTATGAGTTGCAATCGTTTGATATCCATATCCCGCCATTGCGCGAGCGCCGCGAAGATATTCCTACGCTTATAAAGCGTTATCTGAAGATTATGAGCCATGAGGTGGGTAAAAACGTGTCGTTGTCGGACGATGCGTTGCAACTATTAACGCGTTACAGTTGGCCGGGCAATAACCGTGAATTGCGTAATGTGCTTGAACGCGCCTTCAGTTACAGCGACGGCGCAATGATTCGGGCGAAAGATATTCCTTCCTCCCTGATTGAAAGGATTCGCGATATTGGCGTTGCGCCCCCGGCTAATGGTCTGCACAGTCTTAATGATATGGAGCGGGACGCCCTGATCCAGGCCGCTATCCAGTGCAAGGGGAGAGCCATTAAGATCACCGAGGCATTAAAGATCAGCCGCACCTCGCTGTGGCGGAAACTGAAAGCCTTCAATATTCATCTGGAAGATTATAAGACGCGCTGA